Proteins from a single region of Halalkalibaculum roseum:
- a CDS encoding bifunctional folylpolyglutamate synthase/dihydrofolate synthase: MPFKSYEAVREYLESIPMFQSSGKSAADFNLNRFRKFCRAAGDAQNDFPTIHVGGTNGKGSTCHILASVYQQSGYKTGLYTSPHILDFSERFKVNGKEITEKALLDFFNSHESLLKSFRLTYFEISTAIAFWYFSDMKVDLAIIEVGLGGRLDATNVITPEVSVITNVSLDHTDILGETVAEIAAEKGGIIKQAKPVVFGNLNEDAKNVLKKIAQDKEAPVHDIQELHPEFKSGTYFLHPDEKEMRLESDLNAPVQVYNLAAAFVVSRLQKDRFPVSDDQYRMGVSNVRTLYPSLGRFEKVHNRFKWYFDGAHNFEAVRSMKESAERLAPLKECTVVLSMMSDKVNRKLINEFSVFNKIFYHELNTQRAATLDQVQALLPTVRPFPVTKNEQKRLFEEFETELVIFTGSFYFYSTVRDWIASFVNDR; the protein is encoded by the coding sequence ATGCCATTTAAATCCTATGAAGCGGTTAGGGAATACCTGGAGTCCATACCGATGTTTCAATCATCCGGTAAAAGTGCGGCTGATTTTAACCTGAATCGCTTCAGGAAATTCTGCAGGGCGGCCGGCGATGCGCAAAACGATTTCCCCACAATCCATGTAGGTGGAACGAACGGAAAGGGGAGTACATGTCATATCCTTGCATCCGTTTATCAGCAATCCGGATATAAAACCGGCCTATATACTTCACCGCATATACTTGATTTCAGCGAGCGCTTTAAAGTTAACGGCAAAGAAATAACAGAAAAAGCCCTCCTTGATTTTTTCAACAGCCATGAAAGCTTACTGAAAAGTTTTAGGTTAACCTATTTTGAAATTAGCACGGCCATCGCATTTTGGTATTTTAGTGACATGAAGGTTGATCTGGCCATCATTGAAGTAGGGCTTGGAGGCAGGCTGGATGCGACCAATGTGATCACCCCTGAAGTTTCTGTGATAACCAATGTCTCCCTGGACCATACCGATATTCTTGGAGAGACTGTAGCGGAAATAGCGGCTGAAAAAGGCGGCATCATTAAGCAGGCTAAGCCGGTAGTATTCGGTAACCTGAATGAGGATGCAAAGAATGTACTGAAGAAGATAGCCCAGGATAAAGAAGCGCCTGTTCATGATATCCAAGAACTTCACCCGGAATTTAAGTCAGGTACCTATTTCCTTCATCCGGATGAAAAAGAGATGAGATTGGAAAGTGATCTCAACGCTCCGGTTCAGGTTTATAACCTTGCTGCAGCCTTCGTGGTAAGTCGTTTGCAGAAGGATCGTTTCCCTGTTTCCGATGACCAATATCGAATGGGTGTTTCCAATGTACGGACTTTGTACCCAAGTCTGGGTCGATTCGAAAAGGTTCATAATCGCTTCAAGTGGTATTTTGACGGAGCCCATAATTTTGAAGCTGTGCGATCCATGAAAGAGTCTGCAGAGCGACTTGCCCCCCTTAAAGAGTGCACGGTCGTGTTATCGATGATGAGTGATAAGGTTAACCGGAAGTTGATAAATGAGTTTTCAGTATTCAATAAAATATTTTATCATGAGTTAAACACTCAGCGGGCAGCAACATTAGATCAGGTCCAAGCGTTATTACCGACCGTGCGTCCGTTTCCTGTAACAAAAAATGAGCAAAAGCGGTTATTTGAAGAATTTGAAACGGAATTAGTAATTTTTACAGGAAGTTTTTACTTTTACTCAACGGTCAGGGATTGGATAGCATCTTTCGTAAACGACCGTTAA